The Rugosibacter aromaticivorans region GCTAAATGCATAAAAAAGCTTGAAAAATGTGGTTAGAATTTTCCTCGGGTAAACTGCCCGCAAATTTCTGGAGGTATTTTTGAATGAATAAAGCTGAACTGATTGAAATTGCAGCTACCGGAGCCGACGTCAGCAAAGCAGCTGCTGGCAAAGTTCTGGATAGCATTATTGCCGCCGTTGTCAAAGCTGTTTCCAAGGGTGACACCGTAACGCTCGTAGGCTTTGGTACCTTTAAGTCTGCCAAGCGCGCTGCACGTACGGGGAAAAATCCAAAAACCGGCGCAACGATCAAAATCGCCGCAACCACTGTGCCAAAATTCAGTG contains the following coding sequences:
- a CDS encoding HU family DNA-binding protein — protein: MNKAELIEIAATGADVSKAAAGKVLDSIIAAVVKAVSKGDTVTLVGFGTFKSAKRAARTGKNPKTGATIKIAATTVPKFSAGSGFKEAVSGKKKPKK